The sequence ACAGGTTCAGTTGGCAGTGCTCGTAGACAGAGGACATCGTGAATTACCAATTAGAGCAGATTTTATTGGGAAAAACATTCCAACCTCACAGGGTGAGATAATAACCGTAGAATTAGCTGAAATTGATCAGTCAGACAGCGTTAGTATATTTGAGAAAATAGAATAAGGACCTTTAAAAAAGTACAGAGATGCTTAAAAGGTTGCATTTTTGAGATACGTGTATCATTTTTAAGAACACGTCTGCCTCTTTGCGACCTAGCAAAGAGGTTTTTTTAATAAGTCAAGAAAGTATAAATTTTAGGCTATAGGATGTTCGCTGACAGAAACGGTCACGTCCGGCTCCAGCGCCCAGAGACTAGGCGACTTCGCGAAATCGCCCTACGATAAGTCATCATCGATTCGCAAGCTCACCGTGATTCCTTTATCTCAGTTGATTCGCTCCACTCGCTACGTCTCTAAACGGGCGCTTGCGCCTTTGTTCATATACAGAAGCAATTATATTATATATTCTTCATTGAAATGACAAAGTATAAGTAATAAGGTCTTTATCATTTGAGATAGCGACAAAATTTTTCTTTAAAACACAAGAGGGAGTTACAACAATGACAGACAAAAATGTAGTTTTAGATGTACAAGAAGTACCCAAAATTTCAAAATGGCTAATCTTTAGTATACAGCATTTATTTGCAATGTTTGGATCAACCATTCTGGTACCTTATTTGACAGACCTTTCAACAGCTGTTGCCTTAGTGTCAAGTGGATTAGGTACGTTAGCTTATATTTTTATTACCAAAGGGCAAATCCCAGCCTATTTAGGATCCAGTTTTGCTTTCATTACGCCGATTACCAGTGCAATGGCAATAGGTGGAACCGGAGGCGTTATGGTTGGGAGTTTTCTAGCGGGGATTGTTTATGGAATTTTGTCACTTTTGATCGCGGCATTTGGGACTGATTGGATTATCAAAGTATTACCCCCAGTCGTAGTAGGACCTGTCATTATTGTGATTGGTTTAGGCTTAGCTCCAACTGCTGTGGATATGGCAATGAACGTAAATGGTGAATACAGTGGCGTGCATTTCAGTGCAGCAGCTGTCACTTTACTGATTACCATTCTTGCATCACTACTTTTTAAAGGAATATTTGGTCTTATACCGATATTAATCGGGATTATTGGAGGATATACGTATTCCTTAGTGATTACAGCGATTACGGGTATTGCCGTGTTAGATACATCTGGTGTACGAGCAGCTTGGACACAAATTATATCGAGTAATTCGGTCGGAGAATTCTTCCAATCGCTTTTTCTTGTACCAGATTTCGTGATTCCGTTTGTGGATTATCAGCCATTTGAAGTATTGAATCTCTCCGTAGTATTATTGATGGTTCCGATCGCTGTTGTGACAGTAGCAGAACATATAGGCGACCAGATGGTTCTTTCAAAAGTTGCTGGTAAAAACTTTATCAAGAAGCCAGGTCTTCACCGTTCGATAATGGGGGATGGGGTCGCCACAATGATTGCATCATTCCTTGGAGGGCCGCCGAACACGACGTATGGCGAAAATATCGGCGTATTGGCCATTACTCGAGTATTCAGTGTCTTTGTCATTGGAGGAGCTGCAATTCTGGCTATACTGTTTGGATTTATCAGAATTATTACCGAAGTCATTAGTTCGATCCCAACCCCTGTAATGGGAGGCGTGTCAATACTGTTGTTTGGTATTATCGCTTCAAGTGGTCTGCGGATGTTAATTGACAATCAGGTGGATCTTGGGATCAAGCGTAATTTAGTCATTTCTTCGGTAATCTTAGTAATTGGGATTGGTGGAGCATATGTCAATATACCAATCGGAAATGGCCAGGTAGTTACGATTGCTGGTATGGCACTGTCTGCGTTTATTGGATTAATTTTAAATTTAATCCTGCCAGGAAAAGAAACAGGATATGGCAATGGCAGTATGTTCTCTTCACCTGAAGATGATCAATAAATAATAAAGTGAGACTTTCTTTGTGATACTCGAAGCTTGAAGTGGGAGTCTTACAGACGGTTAGCGCCGTTATGAAAATTATAGGGAGGAATGTAAAATGAAACATTTTGTGACAATGAAGGATCAAAGCGAAGCAGATATTCTTCAACTGGTAATAAAGGCAGATTGTATTAGTAAGCATGGCGCCGTACCATTTCAGTCTCCATTTTTTGCTGCAAATCTTTTCTTTGAACCAAGTACAAGAACCAAAATGAGTTTTGTTGTAGCGGAACGAAAACTAGGTATTGAACCTTTAGATTTCGCCGCGGATTCCTCTAGTGTAACGAAGGGTGAAAGTATTTACGATACAGCAAGAACATTTGAATCGATCGGTGCGAACGTCATTGTCCTGCGCCATCAGCAAGAAAATATCGCTAGCCAACTAGCTGACTCCATTTCCATCCCTGTCATTAATGCAGGAGATGGGACGGGAGAACATCCGACACAGTCTCTGCTTGATTTAGTCACGATCTATCAGGAATTCCAACAATTCAAAGGAGTTAAAGTGGTGATAGCCGGTGATATCAAGCATAGTCGGGTAGCGCGATCCAATGCATATGCGCTCTCAACGTTAGGTGCGGATGTCTACTTAACAGGTATGGAAGAATGGCAGGATGATACATTACCTTACCCATATCTACCGATTGATGAAGCTACAGAGATAGCAGATGTCTTCATGCTGTTAAGGATTCAGCATGAAAGACATCAGGATCATGTATCCTTTCAACAGGAAAGTTACTTAGAGCAATACGGACTCACATTGGCGAGGGAAGCGAAAATGAAACGTGATGCGATCATTATGCATCCTGCCCCTGTGAATCGGGGAGTAGAGATTGATACTCGCCTTGTAGAATGCGAACGTTCCAGAATATTTAAACAAATGCAAAATGGTGTGGCTGCAAGAATGGCTGTCATCGATACACTGTTAAATCAAGGGGGAACTTTTCATGAAAAGACTACTAACAAACGTCAAGCAATTATTGGATAACGGTTCTACACAATCGTGCGAACTTTTAATTGAAAATGGAACGATTACAGCTATTGGTACTGAGCTTGCCGCAGAAGGTGCCGAAATAATTGATGGACATGGTCATCTGGTAACGCCGGGTTTTGTCGATGTTCATGTCCACCTTCGCGAACCGGGCGGAGAAGCAAAGGAGACAATTGCAACTGGTACAGCTGCGGCAGCGCGTGGCGGTTATACGACGGTGTGTGCTATGCCAAACACACAGCCAACTCCAGATTCTGTAGAAGTTTTAGACATGATTCAGGCAAAAATCACAGAAACGGCACAAATTAGAGTATTACCTTATGCTTCTATTACAGAACGTTTAGTAGGAAATAAATTAACAGATATGAAAGCATTAAAAGAAGCTGGTGCCTTTGCTTATACTGATGATGGAGTCGGTGTTCAGTCAGCTGACATGATGCTGAAGGCTATGCAACAAGCTGCATCGATCGACATGCCGATTGTGGCACATTGTGAAGAGAATACATTAATCCATAACGGTGTGATGCATGACGGGCAAATCAGTGAACAGCTAGGTTTACCTGGCATTCCATCGATTTGTGAATCTGTCCAAATTGCCAGAGACGTACTTTTAGCAGAAGCTGCAGATTGTCATTATCACGTCTGTCATGTTAGTACAAAAGAATCGGTTCGAGTGATTCGTGATGCGAAACGAGCAGGTATTAAAGTGACAGCAGAAGTTACACCACATCATCTATTAATTAATGAAAATAGTATTAAGGCAGATGATGCTAATTTCAAAATGAACCCGCCATTGCGTGCAAATGAAGATCACCAAGCTTTAATTAATGGTTTGCTGGATGGGACAATCGATTTTATTGCAACCGATCATGCACCGCATACCGCTGAGGAGAAGGCAAATGGTATGACAGAAGCACCATTTGGAATTGTCGGTTTTGAGACAGCTTTTGCCTTACTTCATACCCATTTTGTTGAAAAAGGGATTTTCACGTTGAAGCAGCTGATAGATTGGTTGACAATCAAACCAGCTGAGACATTCGGTCTGCCATACGGTCGGATCGAGCTTGGTGCAAGCGCAGACCTGACATTGATTGACTTAAACAATCAAGAAGTTATCGACAAATCTACATTTCTATCTAAAGGGCAGAACACACCATTTGATCAATGGGAAGTGAAAGGCAAACCAGTGATGACCATTTATCAAGGTGAGACAGTATATGAGGAGGCAATACGATGAGAAGACAGCTAATTTTAGAGGATGGTACGGTATTTAACGGGGAAGCATTTGGTTCCTTGAATGAAAGTATTGGGGAAGTAGTCTTTAACACAGGGATGACTGGTTATCAGGAAACATTATCTGATCCATCATATTGTGGGCAGATTGTTACCATGACCTATCCGTTAATCGGAAATTATGGTATTAATCGTGATGACTTCGAAACAATTAATCCTTCCATTTTTGGTTTTGTAGTCAAAGAATATTGCCAGTCACCATCTAATTTTCGCAGTGATGAGAATTTGGACGAGTTTCTAAAAGCAAATAATATTCCTGGTATCGCAGGAATTGACACGAGAAAGCTGACCAAAATTTTGCGTAAACATGGTACGATGCGTGGTATCCTGACAGAGGCTGGCGCAGAAGATGAACGTGCAGAAGAGAAGCTTGCTCAGTCAACACCAATGCACGATCAGGTTGCACAAGTTTCAACCATTAAACCTTACGTATCGCCGGGTAGAGGTTATCGTATTGTGCTTGTCGATTTTGGCATGAAGCATGGTATCCTTCGTGAATTGACGAAGCGGAACTGTAATGTAACAGTGGTGCCATATAACTATAGTGCAGAGAATATTCTCCGCTTAAAGCCAGATGGTATCATGCTTACGAATGGACCGGGAGATCCGAAAAAAGTACCAGAAGCGATCGAAATGATTAAAGATGTTATTCCAACGGTTCCGACCTTTGGTATTTGCTTAGGTCATCAATTGCTTTCATTAGCTTGCGGAGCTGATACGGATAAATTAAAGTTTGGTCACCGTGGTTCCAACCATCCGGTATATGATTATGAAACAAAACGTACGTATTTGACTTCACAAAATCATGGCTATGCGGTAACTGCGGAGTCGTTAGAAGAGACTGAGCTAGAACTAACCCAGATTGCCTTAAATGATAAAACAGTAGAGGGAGTCAAACATGCTGTCTATCCGGCTTTTTCCGTACAATACCATCCGGAAAGCTCACCAGGACCAGACGATACAAACTACTTATTTGATAAATTCATGCAAACGATCGAAAGCTATCAAAGTGCAAACAAGGAGGAAGTCTAATGCCAAAAAGAACAGATATTAACAAAATTTTAGTGATCGGATCAGGACCAATTGTCATCGGACAAGCTGCAGAGTTTGATTATTCTGGAACACAAGCTTGTCAATCGTTAAAAGAAGAAGGTTATACCGTTATTTTGGCTAATTCCAATCCAGCTACTATCATGACAGACCATACGATAGCAGATACTGTTTATATGGAACCTTTAAGTGTTGAATTTCTTTCTAAAATCATCCGTAAAGAACGCCCTGACGCGGTATTACCGACACTTGGGGGGCAAACGGGCTTGAATTTGGCTGTTGCATTGGATGAGTCAGGCATTTTGCACGAATATAATGTAGAACTGTTAGGAACGAAACTAGACGCGATTCAAAATGCAGAAGACCGTGAAAAATTCCGTACATTAATGAATGAAATAAACGAACCAGTACCAGAAAGTCAAATTGTGAATACTGTTGAACAAGCGTTAGATTTTGCTGATGAAATTGGTTATCCATTAATTGTTCGTCCTGCTTATACATTAGGGGGAACTGGCGGTGGAATGTGCTACGACGAAACAGATTTAAGAGATATTACCCGCAATGGATTGTCGCTTTCTCCGGTAAATCAATGTTTAATTGAGCGAAATATTGCTGGATTCAAAGAAATTGAATATGAAGTAATGCGTGATAAAAACGATCAGGCTATCGTTGTTTGTAATATGGAAAATATTGATCCCGTCGGTATACATACCGGTGATTCTATTGTAGTAGCCCCTTCTCAAACGTTGAGTGACAGAGAATATCAGATGCTTCGTTCAGCATCGCTGAAGATTATCCGTGCTCTGGAAATAGAAGGTGGCTGTAACGTTCAGTTAGCAATCGACCCTTACAGTTTCCAGTATTACATTATTGAAGTAAACCCGCGGGTAAGTCGATCTTCTGCGTTAGCATCGAAGGCGACAGGTTATCCAATTGCAAAGATTGCTGCTAAAATAGCGATCGGTATGACACTGGATGAAATCATGAACCCGATCACTGAAACAACGTATGCATGTTATGAGCCAGCACTAGATTATATCGTAACGAAATTCCCTCGCTTCCCATTTGATAAATTTGTATTAGGGAATCGTACGCTAGGTACACAAATGAAGGCAACTGGCGAAGTCATGGCAATCGGACGTAATTTTGAAGAATCATTGTTAAAAGGTATCCGGTCATTGGATATCAGCGGTGAAGATTTCTATTTACCTAGAATTGCTGAAGAATCAATGGAAGTGTTAAAAGAGCGCTTAGCAAAGGCGGATGATGAACGTATTTACGTACTAGCCGAAGCTTTACGTAAAGGGCTCTCAGTTGAAGAAATTTTCAACTTAACGAAAATTGATCGCTTCTTCTTAGATAAAATTAAGAAAATCATTGATTTTGAACGTAAATTAGCTGATATTCCTCAAAATATCGATTTATTAAAAGAAGCAAAAACACTAGGATTATCTGATACTCAAATCGCTCGTGTCTGGAATGTTGATGTAGATGAAGTGTACCAACTGCGTATCGCGGAGAACATCTTACCAGTGTATAAAATGGTAGATACTTGTGCAGCAGAATTTGAATCAGCTACACCATACTTCTACAGTGCGTATGAAGAAGAAAACGAATCTGAAGTAACAGATCGTAAGAAAGTTTTAGTAATCGGCTCCGGTCCGATCCGAATCGGGCAAGGGATAGAATTTGACTATGCAACAGTTCATTCTGTATTAGCATTAAAAGAAGCGGGTTATGAAGCGATCATCATGAATAGCAATCCAGAAACAGTGTCTACTGATTTCAGTGTTTCGGACAAACTATATTTTGAGCCGTTAACATTAGAAGATGTCATGCATGTCGTTGAATTGGAAAAACCTGAAGGTGTGATCGTTCAATTCGGTGGTCAAACAGCGATCAATCTTGCAGAAGGATTAGAACGACGTGGAGTGCAAATACTAGGAACACCTCTTACTGCAATTGATGCGGCAGAAGATCGCGACAAATTTGAACAGTTATTACAAGAGTTAAATATTCCACAACCTCAAGGTAAAAGTGTTCGTCAGCTTGATCAGGCTAAAGAAGCTGCAGCTGAGATTGGCTACCCGGTGTTAGTACGTCCATCGTATGTTATCGGTGGGAGCCAGATGGAAATTGTTTATAATCAAGAAGAGTTGGAAAGCTATTTAGCGAAGACTAATCATATTAAACATAAGCACCCTGTATTGATTGACAAATATTTAACAGGGATAGAAGTGGAAGTCGATGCAATCAGTGATGGTGAAACAACTATTATACCAGGTGTGATGGAACACATTGAGCGCGCTGGTGTACACTCAGGAGATTCAATCGCCGTATATCCGACACAGCGACTATCCGAAGAAATTAAACACAAATGTGTAGATATTACGATTAATATTGCGGAAAAATTAGGTGTGCGCGGCTTAATCAATATTCAGTTTGTCGTTCACAAAAATGAAGTATATGTACTGGAAGTAAATCCGAGAGCTAGTCGTACTATTCCGTTCTTGAGTAAGATTACGGGTGTCACCATGGCAAATATTGCAACTCGTTGTATCATTGGTGAATCTTTAGCTAATATGGGGTATGAAAAAGGACTTTTACCAGAACCAGAAACAGTATCAGTCAAAGTACCGGTATTCTCCTTTGAAAAACTACGCAGTGTGGATACCATGCTCGGGCCAGAAATGAAATCGACCGGTGAAGCCATTGGCCGCGACAGAACGTTGGAAAAAGCACTTTATAAAGGATTAACAGCTTCCGGATTGAAGATCCCAATGGAAGGTGCTGTTCTCATTACAGTTGCTGATAAAGATAAAGAAGAAGCGTGTCAATTGGCGCAGCGATTCTTTGAGCTTGGTTTTACTATGTATGCGACAGAAGGTACTGCGAACACGCTTAGAGAAATGAATTTGCCAGTAATAGAAGTAGGAAAAGTAGGGGCAGAGGACAAAAACGTGATCTCCGTTATTGAGCAAGGGGAAGTACAGCTTGTAGTCAACTCGTTAACATCTGGTAAGAAACCTCGTTCAGACGGCTTTAGAATTCGTCGTGAAGCAGTAGAACATGGTGTGCCATGTTTAACAAGCCTTGATACAGCAGAAGCAATTGTGAATGTGATTGACTCCACTACGTTTACTGCAAAACCAGCAGTTGAAGGGAAGGCAATAATATTTTGATAACCAAACAATTACTGCAGATTTTAAGTCATGTCCAAATTGCGGAAGATACGTTCGAAGTTGTCTTACAATCTTCTTTAGCAAAAGAACTAAAGCCAGGACAGTTTGTGCATATTGCCTTAAAAAATCATATGCTTAGAAGACCAGTTTCTGTAGCTGGGATTGATAAAGAAAAAAATAATTTCACTATTATCTTTAAAATTTTTGGCGAAGGGACACGTGCGTTAAGTCAATGTAAAGCTGGGGATGAATTAGATGTGATTCTACCTTGTGGCAGTTTCTATCCTGTTGATAATTTAGAGCTTGACCATGCCTTAATAGTAGGTGGAGGAATCGGCGTTCCTCCTCTCTACTACCTGGCAAAAACTTTAAAGGAAAAAGGTGTAAAGGTAACAAGTGTATTAGGTTTTCAGAATAAAAATCAGGTTTTTTATGAAGAGAAATTTCGAATGCTAGGTGATACCTACATTGCTACTAATGATGGCAGCTATGGTTCAAAAGGATTTGTTACAGATATTATTTCCGGACTTTCTGATCCATTTGATTATTATTTCTCGTGCGGTCCTACCCCAATGTTGAAAGCTGTAACTAATCAATTAGAAGCTCACAACGGTTATATTTCATTAGAAGAACGAATGGGTTGTGGTGTGGGGACATGCTATGCATGTGTGGTACCATCTAAAACAGATCCAGCCAAGTCGAAAAAAATTTGTAAGGATGGTCCTGTCTTTGCGGCAAATGAGGTGTTATTAACATGAGTTTATCGACTAAAATGCCAGGACTGAATTTAAAGAATCCGGTCATGCCAGCATCTGGTTGTTTCGGATTTGGAAAAGAGTACAGCCAGTTTTTTGACTTGAACGAACTGGGTGCGATTATTGTAAAAGCTGCTACTAGAGAGGCGCGCTATGGGAATCCGACTCCTCGTGTTGCAGAAACAGCGAGCGGTATGTTAAATGCGATTGGTTTACAAAATCCAGGCGTTGAAAAGATCATCGATAAAGAATTACCTTTCTTACGACAATTCGATACACCTGTTATAGCTAATGTTGCGGGTAGTACAGTGGAAGAATACGAGTACGTAACGAAAGCATTAAATCGTTCGCAAGATGTATCTGCCTTAGAACTGAATATTTCATGTCCCAATGTGAAAGAAGGAGGCGTGCAATTTGGTACTGACCCTGAATTAGCTAAAGAAGTGACATATGCTGTAAAGCAAGCGAGTAATTTTCCAGTTTATGTGAAGCTATCTCCGAATGTAGCAAATATTGTAGGTATGGCTAAGGCAGTGGCAGATGGTGGAGCGGATGGTATTTCTATGATTAATACGTTGACAGGTATGCAAATGAACTTGAAACAGCGCAAGCCTATCATAGCAAATAAAACAGGAGGCTTATCAGGACCTGCTGTAAAACCAATTGCAATTCGCATGATTTATGAAGTACGTCAAGCACTAGATTTGCCGATTATCGGTATTGGAGGCATCATGAATGCTGAAGATGTGGTAGAATATCTTTTGGCGGGTGCAAATGCAGTAGCGGTAGGAACAGCTAATTTCCAAAATCCGTTAGCCTGTCCAGAAATTATTCAGGCATTGCCAGATGTGTTGAATAAATATGGATTTAATTCTGTTGAAGATGCAATTGGAAAGGGGCATGAAGCGTGAATAAACCATTTTTTCTAGCTTTGGATTTCAGGACTGGGGATGAAGTGAAAGACTTCTTGCAATCGAATGATTTAGCAGAAGCCCCGGTAAAAGTGGGAATGGAACTATTTTATCGAGAAGGACCAGCCATTATTTCTTGGCTAAACGAACGGAATCATTCGATCTTTTTAGACTTGAAATTACACGATATTCCAACAACTGTCGAAAAAGCAATGTACAACCTTGCTGATTTAGGAGTGGATATTGTCAACGTGCATGCTGCTGGTGGTTCAGAGATGATTAAAGCAGCCAGAAGAGGCTTAGAAGCTGGAGCAAATGGAAAAGTACCAAAACTAATTGCCGTTACCGTACTTACGTCTATGGATGAAGATATATTGCAAAAGGAATTGTATGTCAACCAATCAGTAGAAGAAGCGGTTCAGCGTCTCGCTTTATTAACAAAAGAAAGTGGAGCTGACGGTGTAGTTTGTTCAGCACATGAAGTACCGGCTATAAAAGAAGTATGTGGTAAAGACTTCTTGACGGTAACGCCTGGTATAAGGCTAGCAGATGTTCATAACAATGATCAAAAACGAGTAGCCACACCAGCACTCGCAAAACAAAACGGAGCCGATTATTTGGTGATTGGCAGAAGCATTACACAGGCGAATAGCCCGAAAGCGAATTATCAACGTGTACTAGAGGAGTGGGACCATGCTTAAATCAAAAGAGTTGGCATATGCTTTGTATGATATTGATGCCATTCAAATACGTCCTGATCGTTCTTTCGTCTGGACATCAGGAATTCAGTCACCTATATATTGTGACAATCGCTTAACCATGTCTTATCCGGAAATAAGACAGCAAATCGTTGAACAGTTTGCGCAAATGATCGAACAGATGGATGAAAAACCTGATGTTATCGCTGGTTGCGCAACAGCAGGCATTCCACATGCCGCTTGGTTAGCTTCATATCTAGATTTACCAATGGTTTATGTAAGATCAAAACCTAAAGGACATGGTAAACAAAACCAGATTGAAGGAAAAATTTCTGAAGGTGATAAGGTAATTGTCATTGAAGACTTGATCTCAACTGGAGGATCTTCATTAGATAGTGCTGTGGTATTAAAGGAAGCAGGGGCCAAGGTATTAAGTGTTTTAGCTATTTTTAGTTATGGTTTGCAAAAGGCTGATAATCAATTTAATGCTGCTGGTATTCCATTTGCAACAATCAGCAATTTCGATGTACTTGCAGATACACTAGTTGAAAATGACAAAATCACCGAAGCAGAAAAAACAGATTTATTACAATGGCGGAATGAATTAGGAAATAACTAATATAATATTTCCTGGGCAACCGCAAAATGCAGTTTGTTTCGCTATCATTCGACGGCAAAACAGGAACAATAGTCATCTAACAGATTACAGATCTATCATTTCTGTAATCTGTTTTTTTATGTGAACGATTTATTTGTCTCGAAGTGTGAGCAGTATCCGGTTCTTATAATATGGATTATGTAAAGTATCTGCTTAGCAAAGCTCCGGAAATAGGACCCGCAGGACGCGGAGTGGTTGGACGGAGCGGTATCACACCACTAAAAACTTGTCAAAATGAATTCTTTGCTAGCATAATCCATATTATAGGAATTTTAATATTTACTTGATTTTGATATGCTGTGTTGGTTTTTCTGTTTTTCCTGAGAAAATCACAGATGATCATTTCAGTGATACTCAAAAGCGAACATATTAGGTGTTGTGAAACAGGGCGAGTATGACTATGATAGAATTTAGTAAGCTTATTAATTAAGAAAGCAGGTATTTTTTGATGAAAAAGAAATTACTTTGGAGCGGTTTGGCTATATGCTGTTTAATGTTCCTAGCTATAGGTGGATATAAACTAATGAATGCGCGGGAATTTCAATTATTCGGTGAATTAACAGCTAAAGTGGAAACTGATGAAAAGATTGTTGCTCTAACTTTTGATGATGGACCGTCTGAGAACGTTCCAGGAATTTTATCGTTATTGGATGAATATCAGGCTAAGGCAACTTTTTTTCTGATTGGACAAGATATAGCGAAATATCCTGAAATGGCCAAGGCTATTGTTGATGCTGGACATCAGATCGGAAATCATAGCTATACGCATACCAGAATGGTAGTCAAATCCCCAGCGTTTGTAAAGAAGGAATTATCCTTAACAGATGATTTAATTAGAGACGCCGGATACGAAGGTGACATTGATTTTCGTCCGCCATTTGGTAAAAAACTTGTCGTTTTGCCATGGATGCTGAACAATCAGAAGAGGGAAACAATCATGTGGAATATTGAACCGGATACATATGCGAGCTCAGTAGAAGAAAAAGTGAAATATGTACTCGATAACATAGAAAAAGGATCCATTATCTTGCTCCATCCAATGTATGATGACGGAGAGGAATTACAAGTGATGGAAACAATCTTAAAAGAACTAACAGAACAAAACTACCGCTTTGTTACAATAGACGAACTACAAAAGCATGCAAACGAAAATTAGCCGCAATTATTAACCGCAGTATTAATTAATCATATATATGTACGGATAGCCAGCCTTGAATTTCGATCTGTTGTATTACTTGTTGAGCTAGTCCACCTGGCCCTAACTAACAACATAATATAAAACTACCTATAATATGGATTATGTAAAGTAGAATTGTATGTAAATGTGGTAATTTTGATATGAAGTATGTGCT is a genomic window of Gracilibacillus salinarum containing:
- a CDS encoding solute carrier family 23 protein yields the protein MTDKNVVLDVQEVPKISKWLIFSIQHLFAMFGSTILVPYLTDLSTAVALVSSGLGTLAYIFITKGQIPAYLGSSFAFITPITSAMAIGGTGGVMVGSFLAGIVYGILSLLIAAFGTDWIIKVLPPVVVGPVIIVIGLGLAPTAVDMAMNVNGEYSGVHFSAAAVTLLITILASLLFKGIFGLIPILIGIIGGYTYSLVITAITGIAVLDTSGVRAAWTQIISSNSVGEFFQSLFLVPDFVIPFVDYQPFEVLNLSVVLLMVPIAVVTVAEHIGDQMVLSKVAGKNFIKKPGLHRSIMGDGVATMIASFLGGPPNTTYGENIGVLAITRVFSVFVIGGAAILAILFGFIRIITEVISSIPTPVMGGVSILLFGIIASSGLRMLIDNQVDLGIKRNLVISSVILVIGIGGAYVNIPIGNGQVVTIAGMALSAFIGLILNLILPGKETGYGNGSMFSSPEDDQ
- a CDS encoding aspartate carbamoyltransferase catalytic subunit; translated protein: MKHFVTMKDQSEADILQLVIKADCISKHGAVPFQSPFFAANLFFEPSTRTKMSFVVAERKLGIEPLDFAADSSSVTKGESIYDTARTFESIGANVIVLRHQQENIASQLADSISIPVINAGDGTGEHPTQSLLDLVTIYQEFQQFKGVKVVIAGDIKHSRVARSNAYALSTLGADVYLTGMEEWQDDTLPYPYLPIDEATEIADVFMLLRIQHERHQDHVSFQQESYLEQYGLTLAREAKMKRDAIIMHPAPVNRGVEIDTRLVECERSRIFKQMQNGVAARMAVIDTLLNQGGTFHEKTTNKRQAIIG
- a CDS encoding dihydroorotase; the encoded protein is MKRLLTNVKQLLDNGSTQSCELLIENGTITAIGTELAAEGAEIIDGHGHLVTPGFVDVHVHLREPGGEAKETIATGTAAAARGGYTTVCAMPNTQPTPDSVEVLDMIQAKITETAQIRVLPYASITERLVGNKLTDMKALKEAGAFAYTDDGVGVQSADMMLKAMQQAASIDMPIVAHCEENTLIHNGVMHDGQISEQLGLPGIPSICESVQIARDVLLAEAADCHYHVCHVSTKESVRVIRDAKRAGIKVTAEVTPHHLLINENSIKADDANFKMNPPLRANEDHQALINGLLDGTIDFIATDHAPHTAEEKANGMTEAPFGIVGFETAFALLHTHFVEKGIFTLKQLIDWLTIKPAETFGLPYGRIELGASADLTLIDLNNQEVIDKSTFLSKGQNTPFDQWEVKGKPVMTIYQGETVYEEAIR
- a CDS encoding carbamoyl phosphate synthase small subunit; the encoded protein is MRRQLILEDGTVFNGEAFGSLNESIGEVVFNTGMTGYQETLSDPSYCGQIVTMTYPLIGNYGINRDDFETINPSIFGFVVKEYCQSPSNFRSDENLDEFLKANNIPGIAGIDTRKLTKILRKHGTMRGILTEAGAEDERAEEKLAQSTPMHDQVAQVSTIKPYVSPGRGYRIVLVDFGMKHGILRELTKRNCNVTVVPYNYSAENILRLKPDGIMLTNGPGDPKKVPEAIEMIKDVIPTVPTFGICLGHQLLSLACGADTDKLKFGHRGSNHPVYDYETKRTYLTSQNHGYAVTAESLEETELELTQIALNDKTVEGVKHAVYPAFSVQYHPESSPGPDDTNYLFDKFMQTIESYQSANKEEV
- the carB gene encoding carbamoyl-phosphate synthase large subunit; its protein translation is MPKRTDINKILVIGSGPIVIGQAAEFDYSGTQACQSLKEEGYTVILANSNPATIMTDHTIADTVYMEPLSVEFLSKIIRKERPDAVLPTLGGQTGLNLAVALDESGILHEYNVELLGTKLDAIQNAEDREKFRTLMNEINEPVPESQIVNTVEQALDFADEIGYPLIVRPAYTLGGTGGGMCYDETDLRDITRNGLSLSPVNQCLIERNIAGFKEIEYEVMRDKNDQAIVVCNMENIDPVGIHTGDSIVVAPSQTLSDREYQMLRSASLKIIRALEIEGGCNVQLAIDPYSFQYYIIEVNPRVSRSSALASKATGYPIAKIAAKIAIGMTLDEIMNPITETTYACYEPALDYIVTKFPRFPFDKFVLGNRTLGTQMKATGEVMAIGRNFEESLLKGIRSLDISGEDFYLPRIAEESMEVLKERLAKADDERIYVLAEALRKGLSVEEIFNLTKIDRFFLDKIKKIIDFERKLADIPQNIDLLKEAKTLGLSDTQIARVWNVDVDEVYQLRIAENILPVYKMVDTCAAEFESATPYFYSAYEEENESEVTDRKKVLVIGSGPIRIGQGIEFDYATVHSVLALKEAGYEAIIMNSNPETVSTDFSVSDKLYFEPLTLEDVMHVVELEKPEGVIVQFGGQTAINLAEGLERRGVQILGTPLTAIDAAEDRDKFEQLLQELNIPQPQGKSVRQLDQAKEAAAEIGYPVLVRPSYVIGGSQMEIVYNQEELESYLAKTNHIKHKHPVLIDKYLTGIEVEVDAISDGETTIIPGVMEHIERAGVHSGDSIAVYPTQRLSEEIKHKCVDITINIAEKLGVRGLINIQFVVHKNEVYVLEVNPRASRTIPFLSKITGVTMANIATRCIIGESLANMGYEKGLLPEPETVSVKVPVFSFEKLRSVDTMLGPEMKSTGEAIGRDRTLEKALYKGLTASGLKIPMEGAVLITVADKDKEEACQLAQRFFELGFTMYATEGTANTLREMNLPVIEVGKVGAEDKNVISVIEQGEVQLVVNSLTSGKKPRSDGFRIRREAVEHGVPCLTSLDTAEAIVNVIDSTTFTAKPAVEGKAIIF